Proteins encoded by one window of Sphingomonas ginkgonis:
- a CDS encoding ThuA domain-containing protein yields MAAPLDCPLRDAPFSSRSPLIDLLLSPRAAAILRQRVPDLGRGLPADFLRTEAPSFAAILTVRDVVKGPDASVQLERLDRALAAVPVTAEDRRQRCARYDDDRPAFKLSAGRPRFLLFEKINGFRDSPSVDAAHAAFVTIARRHGWALASTDRGGAINAATLRSFDAVIWNNISGDVLTLSQRAALRRFVERGGGFVAVHGSAGDPATFWDWYSDRLIGARFLGHPMSPQFQAATIRLEDRSGPVTSGLPPSWSMTDEWYSFRANPRASGAHVLATLDERSYRLVGMNGEDLRMGDHPIAWTRMLGRGRVFYSAIGHRPEQYAEPLYLRMLDQAMRWTARARR; encoded by the coding sequence ATGGCCGCGCCGCTCGACTGCCCGCTGCGCGACGCGCCCTTCTCCTCGCGATCGCCGCTGATCGACCTGCTGCTGAGCCCGCGCGCCGCGGCGATCCTCCGCCAAAGAGTGCCTGATCTCGGGCGGGGCCTGCCCGCCGACTTCCTCCGCACCGAGGCGCCAAGCTTCGCCGCCATCCTGACCGTCCGCGACGTGGTGAAGGGGCCGGACGCCTCGGTCCAACTGGAGCGGCTCGACCGGGCGCTCGCAGCCGTGCCGGTCACGGCGGAGGATCGGCGCCAGCGCTGCGCCCGCTACGACGACGACCGGCCGGCGTTCAAGCTGTCCGCAGGACGCCCGCGCTTTCTCCTGTTCGAAAAGATCAACGGCTTCCGCGACTCGCCGTCGGTGGACGCCGCGCACGCCGCCTTCGTCACCATCGCCCGGCGCCACGGCTGGGCGCTCGCCTCGACCGATCGCGGCGGTGCGATCAATGCCGCGACGCTGCGCTCGTTCGATGCGGTGATCTGGAACAACATCAGCGGCGACGTACTGACCCTCTCGCAGCGGGCCGCCCTCCGCCGCTTCGTCGAGCGCGGCGGCGGCTTCGTCGCAGTCCACGGCTCGGCGGGCGACCCGGCGACCTTCTGGGACTGGTACAGCGACCGTCTGATCGGCGCCCGCTTCCTCGGCCACCCGATGAGTCCGCAGTTCCAGGCGGCGACGATCCGGCTGGAGGATCGTTCGGGGCCGGTCACCAGCGGGCTTCCGCCGAGCTGGTCGATGACCGACGAGTGGTACAGCTTCCGTGCCAATCCGCGCGCGAGCGGCGCCCATGTTCTCGCGACCCTGGACGAGCGGAGCTACCGGCTGGTCGGCATGAATGGCGAGGACCTGCGGATGGGTGACCATCCAATCGCCTGGACCCGGATGCTCGGCCGCGGGCGGGTCTTCTACTCGGCGATCGGTCACCGGCCCGAGCAATATGCCGAGCCGCTCTACCTGCGGATGCTAGATCAGGCGATGCGCTGGACGGCCCGCGCCCGCCGCTAG
- a CDS encoding ubiquinol-cytochrome C chaperone family protein, which yields MRLFKSEPNVARPLYNAVVERAREPDWYRDLGVPDTIDGRFAMLATIQALTTLRLEQGEDEARRSSVALTECFIENMDVEMRQLGISDPGISKKVGKLVGSLGNRVGEWRRVAAGEASWTAATHRSVYREVEVEGSVAALMEQRLRAFWAALQRTSDEALVAGQLP from the coding sequence ATGCGTCTCTTCAAGAGCGAACCCAACGTCGCGCGTCCGCTCTACAACGCGGTGGTGGAGCGCGCCCGCGAGCCGGACTGGTATCGCGACCTCGGCGTGCCGGACACGATCGACGGGCGCTTCGCCATGCTTGCGACCATCCAGGCGCTGACCACGTTGCGGCTCGAACAGGGCGAGGACGAGGCGCGGCGGTCCAGCGTCGCGCTGACCGAATGCTTTATCGAGAACATGGACGTGGAAATGCGCCAGCTCGGCATCAGCGATCCCGGCATCTCGAAGAAGGTCGGCAAGCTGGTCGGCTCGCTTGGCAACCGGGTCGGCGAGTGGCGCCGGGTCGCCGCCGGCGAGGCGAGCTGGACCGCGGCGACCCACCGCAGCGTCTATCGCGAGGTGGAGGTCGAAGGATCCGTCGCGGCGCTGATGGAGCAGCGGCTGCGCGCTTTCTGGGCCGCGCTGCAGCGGACCTCCGACGAGGCGCTCGTCGCCGGCCAGCTGCCGTGA
- a CDS encoding class V aminotransferase — MSFKPLFARSLAADPDRLHFAAHSHHLWPDASREGQIECWDDAARLADRKWKRVMGEIWSAAQAEVAAELGTGQSDAVVFAANTHDFLVRLWGAAPRRAGGPLRILTSDGEFHSARRQFARWAEEGSVTLDVVAAEPFDDFANRFLARAAAGEHDLILVSHVLFGSGRVFAGLEELARLADPAGPWVVVDGYHAFMALDAPLTPALGERLFYLGGGYKYAMSGEGMGFLHCPPEFGARPPLTGWYAEFEDLTLPPGQIGYAPDAMRFMGATFDPSALYRFLAVRGMLAANGLTTARISGLVRELQQRLIDELGDSVLGTAELLNPTSGEQHARFLALRSPAAKGWCDALSARNIVTDVRGDVLRIGFGLYQDEADVDLLLEALRNL; from the coding sequence ATGAGCTTCAAGCCGCTCTTCGCGCGTAGCCTGGCGGCCGATCCGGACCGGCTCCACTTCGCCGCGCACAGTCATCATCTCTGGCCCGACGCCTCGCGCGAAGGACAGATCGAATGCTGGGATGATGCGGCGCGGCTCGCCGACCGCAAGTGGAAGCGGGTGATGGGCGAGATCTGGTCCGCCGCCCAGGCCGAGGTCGCGGCTGAGCTCGGGACTGGCCAATCGGACGCCGTAGTGTTCGCGGCGAACACCCACGACTTCCTCGTCCGACTATGGGGCGCGGCGCCGCGTCGCGCTGGCGGGCCGCTGCGGATCCTCACCAGCGACGGCGAGTTCCACAGTGCCCGGCGACAGTTCGCGCGCTGGGCGGAGGAGGGCAGCGTTACCCTCGACGTGGTGGCGGCCGAGCCGTTCGACGACTTTGCAAATCGCTTCCTCGCGCGGGCGGCCGCGGGCGAGCACGACCTCATCCTCGTCAGCCACGTCCTGTTCGGAAGCGGGCGCGTCTTCGCCGGGCTGGAGGAGCTCGCGCGGCTCGCCGATCCGGCCGGACCCTGGGTGGTCGTCGACGGCTATCACGCCTTCATGGCGCTCGACGCGCCGCTCACCCCCGCGCTGGGCGAGCGGCTCTTCTATCTTGGCGGCGGTTACAAATATGCGATGAGCGGCGAGGGGATGGGCTTTCTCCACTGCCCGCCGGAGTTCGGCGCGCGGCCGCCGCTGACCGGCTGGTACGCAGAATTCGAGGACCTGACCCTTCCGCCAGGCCAGATCGGGTACGCTCCGGACGCGATGCGCTTCATGGGGGCGACGTTCGACCCCAGCGCGCTCTACCGCTTCCTCGCCGTGCGCGGGATGCTGGCGGCGAATGGGCTGACGACCGCCCGGATCTCGGGGCTGGTACGAGAACTCCAGCAACGATTGATCGACGAATTAGGCGACAGCGTGCTTGGCACGGCGGAACTGCTCAACCCCACATCCGGGGAGCAACACGCCCGCTTCCTCGCGCTGCGTTCGCCCGCGGCGAAGGGCTGGTGCGATGCGCTCAGCGCGCGCAACATCGTCACCGACGTGCGCGGCGACGTGCTGCGGATCGGGTTCGGGCTCTACCAGGACGAGGCGGATGTCGACCTTCTGTTGGAGGCGCTGCGCAACCTGTAG
- a CDS encoding tryptophan 2,3-dioxygenase, with protein MTATPAGMTYADYLQLPTLLSAQKPLSDLHDEMLFIVIHQTKELWLKQMLHEVALAIELIAADRPAEAYKALARVSRIQSVMTLSWDVLATLTPVDYGKFRAVLGTSSGFQSAQFRELEYRLGLKDPNFLRFHEGSGEGHARLAAALEAPSLWEVCDAARERAGAPSWLAVYRNADRWFDLYEMAEKLVDIDDALAGWRHKHVLTVERIIGGKPGTGGSEGVAYLQSTLAKRAFPELWRLRTEL; from the coding sequence ATGACCGCGACGCCCGCCGGCATGACCTATGCCGACTATCTCCAGCTGCCGACGCTGCTGTCGGCGCAGAAGCCGCTCAGCGACCTCCACGACGAGATGCTGTTCATCGTCATCCACCAGACGAAGGAACTGTGGCTCAAGCAGATGCTTCACGAGGTGGCGCTGGCGATCGAGCTGATCGCCGCCGACCGCCCCGCGGAGGCCTACAAGGCGCTGGCCCGGGTTAGCCGGATCCAGTCGGTCATGACTTTGTCCTGGGACGTGCTCGCGACCCTGACTCCGGTCGACTATGGCAAGTTCCGGGCGGTGCTCGGCACCTCGTCGGGCTTCCAGTCGGCGCAATTCCGTGAGCTCGAATATCGGCTTGGGCTGAAAGATCCCAACTTCCTTCGGTTCCACGAAGGCAGCGGCGAAGGGCATGCGCGGCTCGCGGCCGCCCTCGAGGCACCCAGCCTGTGGGAGGTCTGCGATGCGGCGCGCGAACGGGCCGGGGCGCCGAGCTGGCTCGCCGTGTACCGCAACGCCGACCGCTGGTTCGACCTCTACGAGATGGCCGAGAAGCTGGTCGACATCGACGATGCGCTGGCCGGGTGGCGGCACAAGCATGTGCTGACGGTCGAGCGGATCATCGGCGGCAAGCCCGGGACGGGCGGGTCGGAGGGTGTCGCCTATCTCCAGTCCACCCTCGCCAAGCGTGCCTTCCCCGAGCTGTGGCGGCTGAGGACCGAGCTATGA
- a CDS encoding TetR/AcrR family transcriptional regulator gives MLRLESGGGSAASDGKAPRTARGERTLRKILDAARVEFGDKGFADSSIVGITSRAKVALGTFYTYFDSKEDVFRALVRDMSDRVREHVAPSLSGASDGIEAESCALESFLRFVEQQKQVYRIIDEAEFVDPQGFHDHYQTTATRIAARLDAAAARGEVQPAADPLESEVRAWAVMGMNVFLGLRYGVWSHEEPEKVAAAAARLLRGGLAKR, from the coding sequence ATGCTGCGTCTCGAGTCGGGCGGTGGTAGCGCGGCCAGCGACGGCAAGGCCCCGCGGACCGCGCGCGGTGAGCGGACGCTGCGCAAGATCCTCGACGCGGCGCGGGTCGAGTTCGGCGACAAGGGCTTCGCGGACAGCTCGATCGTCGGCATTACCAGCCGTGCCAAGGTCGCGCTCGGCACCTTCTATACCTACTTCGACAGCAAGGAGGACGTGTTCCGCGCGCTGGTTCGCGACATGTCGGACCGAGTCCGCGAACATGTCGCGCCGTCGCTCAGCGGAGCCAGCGACGGGATCGAGGCCGAGAGCTGCGCGCTCGAGAGCTTCCTCCGCTTCGTCGAGCAGCAGAAGCAGGTCTATCGGATCATCGACGAAGCCGAGTTCGTCGATCCGCAGGGCTTCCACGACCATTACCAGACCACCGCCACCCGCATCGCCGCCCGGCTCGACGCGGCGGCGGCCCGCGGCGAGGTCCAGCCGGCCGCCGACCCGCTCGAGAGCGAGGTGCGCGCCTGGGCGGTCATGGGAATGAACGTCTTCCTCGGCCTGCGCTATGGAGTCTGGTCGCACGAGGAACCGGAGAAGGTCGCCGCCGCCGCCGCCCGGCTGCTCCGCGGCGGATTAGCCAAGCGCTAG
- a CDS encoding outer membrane protein assembly factor BamE — MTLAGLVLGASALAGCAGVHDTKGFVMDKQLASTIQPGVDNKDSVAKALGRPTFTGQFDQSEWYYVARKTTTIAFRQPRVTDQTVLRVKFDQAGNVASVNQTGRELVRYIRPSRDLTPTLGRKKSFFDEIFGNIGVVGAAPGAGGDSSPGS; from the coding sequence ATGACCCTGGCAGGCCTGGTCCTCGGTGCGAGCGCGCTGGCGGGCTGCGCGGGCGTCCACGACACCAAAGGCTTCGTCATGGACAAGCAGCTCGCCTCCACCATCCAGCCGGGCGTCGACAACAAGGACTCGGTCGCCAAGGCGCTCGGCCGGCCGACCTTCACCGGTCAGTTCGACCAGAGCGAATGGTATTATGTGGCGCGCAAGACGACCACCATCGCCTTCCGCCAGCCGCGGGTCACCGACCAGACCGTGCTGCGGGTGAAGTTCGACCAGGCCGGAAACGTCGCCTCGGTCAACCAGACCGGGCGCGAGCTGGTCCGCTACATCCGTCCGAGCCGCGACCTCACGCCGACCCTCGGCCGCAAGAAGAGCTTCTTCGACGAGATCTTCGGCAACATCGGCGTGGTCGGCGCGGCCCCTGGTGCCGGCGGCGACAGCTCGCCCGGCAGCTGA
- a CDS encoding YceD family protein produces MSDFAHRLNLAQVRDGQRLDLVADDAERDAVRDRLGLARLERFEAHVALTREGERVHAEGRIRAALEQSCVATGEPVPAHVDESFAIDFLPEPHGTAPDEEIELSEADCDVVFHDGQSIDLGEALADTLALSLDPYPRAPEADTALREAGVLSEEQAGPFAALAALKQQKSPE; encoded by the coding sequence GTGAGCGACTTCGCCCACCGGCTGAACCTCGCGCAGGTCCGCGACGGGCAGCGGCTCGACCTCGTCGCCGACGATGCGGAGCGCGACGCGGTGCGCGACCGGCTCGGGCTGGCCCGGCTGGAGCGGTTCGAGGCGCATGTCGCGCTGACCCGAGAGGGCGAGCGGGTCCATGCCGAGGGACGGATCCGGGCGGCGCTCGAGCAAAGCTGCGTCGCGACGGGCGAGCCGGTGCCGGCCCATGTCGACGAGTCCTTCGCCATCGACTTCCTGCCGGAACCGCACGGCACTGCGCCCGACGAGGAGATCGAGCTGAGCGAGGCGGACTGCGACGTGGTGTTCCACGACGGCCAGTCGATCGATCTCGGCGAGGCGCTCGCCGACACGCTGGCGCTGAGCCTCGATCCCTATCCCAGGGCGCCAGAGGCTGACACCGCGCTGCGCGAAGCCGGCGTGCTCAGCGAGGAGCAGGCCGGGCCGTTCGCGGCGCTGGCAGCGCTCAAGCAGCAGAAGTCCCCCGAATAA